Sequence from the Puniceicoccus vermicola genome:
TCTCTGGGCCGACTCTTGCGTCTGAGCGTGTGGTGGATCGAGCAGGGAATCCGTGTCGAGTTCACGACGCCGGGATCGCCGCAGGAGAACGGGTGGCACGAGCGCACTCACCTGGACTTGGAAGCCGAGGCGGTTCGGCCTCCGCCGGCGAACATGAGAGCCCAACAAAAGCGCTTCGACCGCTGGCGTCATGAGTATAATCATGATCGTCCTCACGAGGCTTTGGACATGCTTTTTCCCGGCGAAGTTTACCGCCCCAGTTCCCGGCGTCTCGGCGAAACG
This genomic interval carries:
- a CDS encoding integrase core domain-containing protein yields the protein MCDRYSRYVIGCKCQPNQQFKGTLRSCKKLMRYHGLPEVIRVDNGSPFASGSLGRLLRLSVWWIEQGIRVEFTTPGSPQENGWHERTHLDLEAEAVRPPPANMRAQQKRFDRWRHEYNHDRPHEALDMLFPGEVYRPSSRRLGETDKIRYPEDYTVRQVSESGHFLIGGRSTSVWARSTTDAG